caTTGTTCTATATACTTTGTAGTGTGAAcaatgatgcatacatgtcaatgATGGGTGTTGGCTcgaacaattcgcattggtctcaaaccagtGACATGCACTTTAAAgaccatgagtttgaggtggacgaggatggtgagggcattgtcgacgcaccgaaaggaagagcgggcaattacaccaacgccgaagacatcttactatgcaatacttggttgcaagtgtcaaGGGATCCAttcgttggaggtgatcaaagtagagacgcTTATTGGCTCCggatgaaagaacactttgatCTTCACAACATGAGTGGTTACCGCTCCGCACGATCACTTCGCTCCCGGTGGTCGACCATCAATAGGGATTGTCAACAATGGTCGGCCACACAAAAAGCGGctgacaagttgaacccaagtggcaccaATGATGATGATAGGGTAAGTTTGGTTTCATCATTCCTCATGTTCACATCTCATGCTTGTTGTTGGTGTTACTTGTACTAACTTGTTTTGTTTTCATGTAGTTGAACATTGCCcaaaacttgttcaaaggagaggagaagaggaacaagaaggggaagatcaagaaaggaaggccattttccttgcctcattgctatgaagtattgaaggatgatgagaaatggaagaagcatGAGAATATTGATGATTTGGATTTGAGCAAAAAATGCAAGCGAACAATTGAGTTGGATGATGCTGatgaggatgatgcatcaagtgaagatggcaagagaagccccaccccaaactcggtttcatactcAAAGCCAAAACGATCTGATGGCACGAAGAAAGACAaagaaaagaaggagaggaaaggatatgatgagatcaaaaatgctatggaagcaatTGTCAACGCAAGAAGAGAAGCCAAcaaggtgaggaaaatggcaaggaaccaagatgctgcagccgaggagaggaggttggcggccgaggagaggagggtggccgcCGAGGAGAGGAAAGTGGCATTGGATGAGAGGAAGTTGGCCATGGAGGAGTGAGCCaagttgttggaatgggagaagtacttgttcttcttggacacatctttGTTGAATGATgcgcaaaaggagtatgtcaacCTTGCtcgtgaagaagtcttgatccaaaaaagagccatgattgccggcatgggtggcggtggcgcCATGGGTGGtggtggccttggcggcatgggtggtggtggcggcatgggtgtcggtggccttggcggcatgggtTCCATGAGTGGCTTTGGAGCTACCGTGGGCAGTATGAGTTCCATGAGTGGCTTTGGAGCTACCGTGGGCGGCATGGATTCCATGGGTGGCTTTGGGGCTACCATGGAGACAATGAGAgacatgggtggcttcggagcacCTCCGGGCGGCTTGGACGACATGGGTGGCATGAGTTTTACGTCTCTCATTgggggcatgggtgcacctccgggcgTCGGTGTGCCACATTCGCATGAAGATGCCGTTCAAGATATTGGCAACACCATCCGAGCTCCACGCGATGATGATACGACGCACAACAATGAAGAGGAGGAGAAAGAATCGTCTTCGGAGGATGAAGAATCGTCTTCGGGGGAAGAAGATGAAGCCGAAGACGAGGACAAGGCTTGATTCTTGTGTCTTTCGTTTGTGTCATATAAAACTTGGTTTGCATGTTGAACTTGGTTTAACTATGTTGTGGGCATGAATTTGAACATGTGGGCACGAACTTGGTTGGAATGATGTTTGATTCAAATATATGCCATGTGTTTTGTGTGAAGTGTGAAATTTGTGCCTAAAATGTGTGCGCCGGCTGCTGGCGCGCGCTATATTTTAGCGCGCAGCTGGAGCAGCGTTGCGCGGCGCGCCAAATCTGGCATTGCGCGCGCCGCAAACCAGATTTTAGCGCGCCGCGCGTTGGGCGGCTGTTGGGGATGCTCTTAGTAGGTAGCAACCTCTAAAGTTTTGAAATCacggcaactgcagtagaccagatcatacatggcaactgcagttgagcaaccatggcaactgtagttgtccgacatgacaactgtagttcagcgacatggcaactgcagttaaatgaACATGGAAGAGGGTCCAGACCATGGCAACTACGGATACACGTGATGATTGTCACGGGGCGTGCGGGGCCATAAGGTAGGAGGCCTGACGTAAGGGCGTGTGGGCGTTATTTATTTTGCCCACCCGTAGGCATGAGAGGGACCACGAGGAAAAAAAAGCGTGTGGGCATTACttattttgcccacacgtagacGTGTGGACTGATCCTCTTAAACACTTGCAGACCCTTAACGCCTACACGCGTCCAATAAAAACCCACTAAGACAAATCAACAATAGAAAGTCAGACGGAAATCCAAAAAGCTAGTGGAATACGCGTGCAATAATCGTCGGTCCCTTTTACTCTTGTCGATCGATCATTCGGGCAGAGACAACAACGGCGTGTACTTTGACTTGGCTGGTCAACGATGATGGCGTGTCAGCAGCTGAACCGAAGCTTCGGTCGGCAGCGGCGATCACGAGGTAGATGGCGTGCGTGCGAAGACCATCTACTCCAAGTTTTTTTTCTAATCAATGGCGGAGCTGTATTAATTAGGGCCCGTGTCTCATCTCTTGCCCACGGCCGGCCTGACGACCCACCTTGCGCGCGAGCGATGGATCCAGCTCCAGCACCAGCAGCCAGCAAGATGCGGTTCGACTCGCCGGCCTTCCGCGTGCACGAGGACGGCCGCGTGGAGCGCTTCTTCGGCACGGACACCACCCACCCGGGCTTCGACGCCGCCACCGGCGTCACCTCCAAGGACGTCGTGCTCGACGGCGCCACCGGCGTCTTCGCCCGCGTCTACCTACCCGCGCTCCCCGACGGCCCCGGCCGCGGGACGAGGCTGCCCATCCTCGTCTACTTCCACGGAGGCGGCCTGGTCCTCGGCTCGGCCGCGTCCCAGATGTACCACGGCTACCTCAACGCCGTCGCCTCCCGGGCCGGCGTCCTGGCCGTGTCCGTCGACTACCGCCTCGCGCCGGAGCACCCCATCCCGGCGGCCTACGAGGACTCCTGGACGGCGCTCCGCTGGGCCGCGTCGAGGGCCGACCCGTGGCTCTCGGCGCACGGTGACGCCGGCCGCATCTTCCTGGCCGGCGACAGCGGCGGCGCCAACATCGTCCACAACATGGCGATCATGGCCGGCACTCGAAGCACTGATCAGGACGGTTTGCCCGCGGGGGCGCTGGTGGAGGGGGCGATACTGCTGCACCCCATGTTTGGCGGGAAGGAGCCggtggacggcgaggcggcggacaCGAGATATCACATGGAGAAGCTCTGGGCGCTGATATGCCCGGACGGCGAGGGTCTAGGGGTGGACGACCCGAGGCTGAACCCGATGGCTCCTGGGGCGCCGAGCTTGCGCGCGCTGGCTGGCCGGAGGCTGCTCGTCTGCTCCGCCGAGAGGGACTTCGCGCGGGCGAGGGCCGCCGCGTACTATCAGGCCGTCAAGGGGAGCGCGTGGCCTGGCATGGCGGAGTGGGTGGAGTCCCCCGGGGAGGAGCATGGGTTCTTCCTCCTCCAGCCGGAGCGCGACGAGTCTTCGGCCCTCTTGGATCGTGTGGCCGCCTTCCTCTCCGGCGAATGATCTGCAGGAGATCGACTTTTGTGGTCAATAATAGATATTATTTTTACCTGTCGATAATACTTTACACAAACAGGTCGATGAGAGAAAAAGGGATGTTGTTGTGATTGTTACCGATCGGTGGATCTCAGCCATTGATATGCCCTTCTTTGAATATTCAACGACCTACATCTTGTTCCGTTGTTCAAAGCATCATACTTTTCTGCAGCGGTGCAAAGCCACGCAACCCAACACAAAACCCGCTTTGTTTGTGTCGAGCAATcgtataagagcatctacaaccgggcaCCCTAAACCCACCTATAAGCGAAACAAATATGGTTGCATAGAGATAATgctagaaattaataaaacttaTTTTATCTCTTTATTTCAAAATATCaaataaaacaaaaggaaaatGACACATTGTATGGATTGTCTTTGTAATGGTGCCTTTAACTTTGGGAATGCACTAGATAATGCTCAAAAGGTCTTTGGCAAATAGTTATTGAGACATTTTCTttgtgtgtgggggtggggggcCTATTTTGTAGGCAAACACTTGGTAGCCATATATTTACTTTTTGAGTGAAATGCGCCATTAGTCTACTAACTCAAAATGGTTGCACACTTTACGCAGAAAACTGGGGAAATTATCAGATTAGGTCATAAGGTCATTTAACCGATCAACATACGGCCGAAAACAGTTTTCTTGGGAGGGGATGATCACTTCCTGGATCTGATCCAAGAGCCAGCCAGTCAGCCGAGCAGGAGATCCCCACGGAATCTCGGAAAGTACGTAGTACACTCTGTCTGTCTCCTACACTAAGTACACATGAATGATTCTATTTCTTCACTTGAGCTACATCGTTAAGCCTAGTCACAGtgggaagtaacttagactagtgtcaagCATATGCCACTAGTCTATGTTAGTACCCTTATAGTGCAAATTGTCATAAAAGTAGTAACATATATGGTTAGCTTGTAGACTCAACTTTCTTGGGAAACACTATGtaatggtaacataatatgttactccaAACACTATTCTTCTCATTAACTAACTGCCACATACGCAAATTTGTATTGGGATATGTTATGTTACTTGCTTTGTTACTCCCATTATGACCAGCCTAACATCGACCTTTCATCTATGAAATGGATCTTCTTTTACCCCTGAACCAGTAGTATGCACGCAGTTAGGTAAGCTCTTCACTGGACTCGACCCCACACTATACGTGGAGTAGAGGAGAAGCTCCATTGATCGATCAGCTGACATATGGAGAAAAAAATCCTCTCCAATTGCCCGCCGCACACCTCCATGCCGGACAACTACGTCTTCCCGCAAGAAAAGCCTCTAATTTGATTAGGCGACTACATATAGTGGCATCTTATTTCATTTTCGTCATCACACAACGGTAATTCCTCTTACATATGCTATGTATAACTAAGTAGATAATCACCATTAATGTATTTATATGCAAGGGTAAATATCACCTTAACATGCAACTTATGTCAATAAATATTTTATAATTATTGTATTTTCAGTTTTAGTTCTAATATTATTAATCGCTACTCATGTCCATCTCTCATTGATATGTTCTAAGCAATTCTCGCAAGAACGAGCGTGTTATCAACTAGTGCATATAACAACTATGACATTGCTCAAGATTATTCTCTCAAATGCTTAAACTAAAAAAGGCTTCATCTCTCGAGCCTATAATCCGACTGACGATCTGCTTTCAGAGTTCGGTTTCTCGCGATGACTTTTCAGAATTAGATCTCATACCATTATGTTTCATTAACTTTCTTTCCATCGATGCTTGCAGGTTACTATAACTTAATTGCAAAATTGTTAGCGACCTAGTTACCGGAAAATTAACTTAGTTTACACATTAGAGAACATCAATATAGGCCAATGTAAAACATGCCATGTAGTACTTGTATCAATAGATGCAACTTTCTAATGGTGTTAGCACTTGAATACGTATTCTCTAGCTCCACATATTATTACAATTTCTAAAAGCAGACACAACTATTTGATAACTATGAACAATTATTGTGAAAATTGTCCTTCCTTGAGACCACACTGACATTATGTGGCAACTAGTGGCTGCAAAAACAATCGCTGAAAAATGACAACATGGAATCTTGTTTTGAAGCATCGTTGAGGTGAGCAAAGTGAAGGAGACAAGTGCTAATTGGATTGACGATTTGTGTGATAAATCATTTAAGAAAATTATTCTAATGTGATAATGTCATCATGAGGTGGGAGatttctgcatgcaagcatgcatgcATTTGATCTATGTATGTAGTCAAAATCTCTTTGGAAAGCCCTAGAACCGGAACACATCCATGGGCATGTGTGACAAGAAGATTTCTTGTGTAATCCTTTATCATATTACCAACGAAGTTTACAACACTTTTTAGTCAATAAACAAAAATAATTATGTCTTAATATGCCAATCTATTGCTAGACCACTCAACCTGATTAGAGGTGATAGTCTCATCATTTCATGGCCCCAATAAACGTGAGAGCTAGTATCttcattagagcatggttaatagtatagccaaatgttgtctatatgatgttgccatgtcacttATAGTTATTCATACAATAAGGTTAGTTATAAGGTTGGCTGTAAGAGTACTACttttttcatcttctctctatctctttcttcataatTGTTTTTGCCtaggagcacgcatatagccactagtagaaaagggggcaaagcaGGCCGGGTcagcctattagtcccggttcagtctagaaccgggacccatggtggtattggacccggttcgtgagccccgggggccggccgggccacgtgggccattggtcccggttcgtctggaccttttggtcccggttggtgggaccaaccgggaccaatgggcctcgctccttgcccaccaccattggtcccggttggtggcatgaaccgggaccaaaggctgccctttagtcccggttcatgccaccaaccgggaccaatgaggtgcctatatataccccctcgcgtaagagcagagcacactgctctgttttttctggccgccgggggggagagggcttggtggtgctttagctcacctcctatgcacacaaggtattcgatggaatgcccgagccacactacttaagctttctcctctccaagctcgacctccaagctccatttccctcaatatttgtctaggtttagtggtccgtcacgtcccgtccccgtcttcaccactgTTGATCACCCGTGCCGATCTaatcaccggcaccaccgtggtgagcctcttgttcttatcttctttctgaaaggaaaaatattcttacttgtatgtttagatagatacttgtattattttcttacttttattattgcatcttatatagtgcgatggttttggtatccgcccccgtcggccctcgtcctgtctatgattcgaatgtggtatatattatattttcataactattggttcatttattgtttatgaaaattatgccgaccaatgtgacatagattttatttatctaggaggttgttgaaccggaaattccaactgaccctattgtcgagaggttaaatttagttgaagaagaaaacaattccTTGAATGAAAAagtaagaaaaattgaggaggagaagatgatattggagttgcatgttgcggatgtcgtcgatgatcacaagatcaagatggatgcaatgcgcttgaagattagaaagattagaaaatatgccattcataccgaggcttggtatcattatgccgttggatcagttgttaccttggttgcgattatgatcgcatttgttttcgcattgaaatgttttacatagtttcaatgtatggtttaattaatttagatgctctgcagagctttattgTTCTGTATGAtttcgcttgaagatgagaactatgtatgtactttggttttaatgtgatgatgaacttctattaatttggtcacttaattatctattcatcatgttctgtaatgatttttgacacacttaattatatataatgcacgcagatgaaccgacaatggatgtacggtaatagacacacctctgagtacattaagggcgtgcatgattttctcgaaatggctgaggcaaacaagcagaatggttttatgtgttgtccatgccctatatgtgggaatacgaagtcttactctgaccggaaaatccttcacacccacctactttacaagggtttcatgccacactataatatttggacgaggcacggagaaataggggttatgatggaagacggcgaagaagaagactacgatgacaactatgtgccccctgaatatggtgatgctactgaacatcaagaggaaccaggcgatgtgcacgatgatgctagAACGGgcaaagctgctgaagatcaagaggaatcaGACGATgttcccgatgatgatgatctccgccgggtcattgtcgatgcaaggacgcaatgcgaaagtccaAAGGAGaaactgaagttcgatcgcatgttagaggatcacaaaaaagggttgtaccccaattgcgaagatggcaacacaaagctcggtaccgtactggaattgctgcagtggaaggcagagaatgttgtgcctgacaaaggatttgagaagctactaaaaatattgaagaagaagcttccaaaggataacgaattgcccgacagtacatacgcagcaaagaaggtcgtatgccctctaggattggaggtgcagaagatacatgcatgccctaatgactgcatcctctaccgcggtgcgtacaaggatctgaacgcatgcccggtatgcggtgcattacggtataagatcagacgagatgaccctggtgatgttgacggcgagccccccaggaagagggttcctgcgaaggtgatgtggtatgctcctataataccacggttgaaacgtctgttcagaaacggagagcatgccaagttgatgcgatggcacagtgaggaccgtaagaaagacgggaagttgagagcacccgctgacgggtcgcagtggagaaaaatcgagagaaagtactgggatgagtttgcaagtgacccaaggaacgtatggtttgctttaagcgcggatggcattaatcctttcagggagcagagcagcaatcacagcacctggcccgtgactctatgtatgtataaccttcctccttggatgtgcatgaagcggaagttcattatgatgccagttctcatccaaggccctaagcaacccggcaacgacattgatgtgtacctaaggccattagttgaagaatttttacagctgtggaatagaaacagtgtacgtacgtgagatgagcacaaataggaggaatttgacctaaaggcgttgctgttcgtgaccatcaacgattggcccgctctcagtaacctttcaggacagacaaacaagggataccatggatgcacgcactgtttacttgacaccgatagtatatacctgggaagctgcaggaagaatgtgtacctgggccatcgtcgatttcttccgaccaaccatcaatgtcgaaagaaaggcaagcatttcaaaggcgaggcagatcaccggaagaagcccgccatgcgtaccggtgatcacgtacttgctatggtcaatgatttaaacgtaatctttggaaagggtcccggcgcactagctgttccgaatgacgctgagggacacgcacccatgtggaagaagaaatctatattttgggacctaccctactggaaagacctagaggtccgctcttcaatcgacgtgatgcacgtgacgaagaacctttgcgtgaacctgctaggcttcttgggcgtgtatggaaagacaaaagatacacctgaggcacgggaggacctgcaacgtttgcacgaaaaaagacgcatgcctccgaagcagtatgaaggtcctgacaGCTACggtcttacgaaagaagagaaagaaatcttctttgaatgcctactcagtatgaaggtcccgactggcttctcgtcgaatataaagggaataataaatatgccagagaaaaagttccagaacctaaagtctcatgactgccacgtgattatgacgcaactgcttccggttgcattgagggggcttctaccggaaaacgtccgattagccattgtgacgctatgtgcattcctcaatgcaatctctcagaaggtgatcgatccagaaatcgtaccaaggctaaggagtgatgtggcgcaatgtcttgtcagtttcgagctggtgttcccaccatccttcttcaatatcatgacgcacgtcctagttcatctagtcgacgagattgtcattctggggcccgtatttctacacaatatgttcccctttgagaggttcatgggagtcctaaagaaatatgtccgtaaccgcgctaggccagaaggaagcatctccatgggccatcaaacagaggatgtcatcgggttttgtgttgacttcattcctggccttaagaagataggtctccctaaatcgcggtatgaggggagactgactggaaaaggcacgcttggaagggactcaataatatgcagggacggatattcttggtctcaagcacactacacagttctacagaactctaccttggtgaccccgtatgtcgatgaacacaagaacagtctgcgctccaaacacccggagcagtgcgacgactggattacatgtgaacacatcaggactttcagcagttggttggaaacacgtctcagaggtgacaacactgtttgtgatgagctgtacttgttgtccaggggaccatcttcgactgttacgatttggaaaggatacgagataaatgggaatacattttacacgattgaccaagatcaaaagagcaccaaccaaaacagcggtgtccgctttgatgcaacaaccgagaggggaaaggacacatattatggttacatagtggacatatgggaacttgactacggacatgattttaaggtccctttgtttaagtgcaaatgggtcaatctgtcaggaggcggggtacaggtagacccacagtacggaatgacaacagtggatctgaaaaatcttgggtacactgacgaaccgttcgtcctagccaatgatgtggcacaggttatctatgtgaaggacatgtctaccagaccgagaaaaagaaaagataaggaagcgaatacatcatacgatgagccaaagcgccacatagttctttcaggaaaaagggacatcgtgggagtggagggcaagacagacatgtctgaagattatgaaaagtttcatgaaattcctcccttcaaagtcaaggctgacccaagcatcctgataaacgatgaagattatccatggttacggcgcaataagcaaatgacacaagcgaagaaaaagtgaagactttctcccgcaactattatgatgataccatgccaactttgtaacagacgagtatgataccattgtccgttttgtacatgcacatgctatgtgggtgaaattatgataccatgccaactttcaactttttcagagttcatttgaaatgctttaatgtcttatggttcggccctcgtaataccattaatcccggttcgctccttgtcaactatgttctcaccaagaacactctcaagagggcagccacgtgggccattggtcccggttcgtctggaccttttggtcccggttccacgcacgaaccgggaccaatgcgcctcgcccctggcccatgaccattagtcccggtttgtgccacaaaccgggactaaagggttggtcctcgttgcgctcagagtttagtcccacctcgccaaccgaagggcgctcacaccggtttataagcccgtccctctctgccttgttgagctcctctcaaagtgaaaatagatgcccctatacagggaatttgacctaaattcatagtgaatttctctgaaattcatagaaatttattatgaatttaggttgaattttctctataggcgcatctatgttcatttttttagtaaagttaatcacaaacttgtgattcacacaaatttcaaagaattcaaattttaactattcaaatttgaaaactaatggcactaacagaaagtttataattttgctgacctaaaagcaaaaagaattaaaaataaagcaaaaaacaaaagaaaataaataatgcagaaaacaaacaaaaaaactggaaacaaaataaaaatagcaacaataagtattttgttgtaagtagaaacaaaataaaataaataaagcaacaaagaaaacaaaaaaacaaaaaaagtgttttcaaatttgaaaactaatggcactaacagaaagtttataattttctaaaactaaaagcaaaaaagaattaaaaaataaagcaaaaaacaaaagaaaataaataatgcagaaaacaaaacataaaaactggaaaaaaaattaaaaatagcaacaataagtattttattgtaagtagaaacaaaataaaataaataaagcaagaaagaaaacaaaaaaacaaaaaaagtgttttcaaatttgaaaactaatggcactaacagaaagtttataatttttctaaaactaaaagcaaaaagaattaaaaaataaagcaaaaaacaaaagaaaataaataatacagaaaaaaaaacaaaaaactggaaaaaaaataaaaatagcaacaataaccaaagaaaacaaaaaaacaaaaaaagtgcctcctactgggcccccacggcctgaatacgactagaaaccctaccatgggccaggattgaggcccgcagaaggcccagcaggcccacaggcaaagcagtgacagattaggcccataggcctgcagttcagaggagttcgagagaaaggaggcagcagggcttataagcaggtggtcgacgctctcaactagcgaggtgtgACTAAACTCCCTGTgcaaggcctttagtcccgattagtggcacgaaccgggacgaatgccaccctttggtcccggttcgtggcaccaaccgggaccaatgccccccctttagtcccggttcgtaccaccaaccgagactaaaggctgCCGCtacccgccctttgggctgctgaaaagaggcctttggtcccggttggtggcaccaaccgggactaaagggtacattagtcccggttggtgccaccaactgggactaaaggctttgctatataagcagcacttagcagtttcgaccaaatcacccacttctcccccgacgcctcctgctcctcctcgtcgccgtcgccgcccgacgcccctgctccaccttgccgtcgtcgccgccaccacTGACGTCGTCAGGCTGCTCTccttcaccaccgccgccgccaccgacgctgttaggctgctcgccttcgccgtcaccgccgccccctgtgagcacagcctgctcccgcgcccctcccgtcccgcgcccctgcgcccctgtcctgcgcggccgccacgccgccgcccctgccctgcacgGCCG
Above is a window of Triticum aestivum cultivar Chinese Spring chromosome 6B, IWGSC CS RefSeq v2.1, whole genome shotgun sequence DNA encoding:
- the LOC123133298 gene encoding 2-hydroxyisoflavanone dehydratase, which codes for MMACQQLNRSFGRQRRSRGRWRACEDHLLQVFFLINGGAVLIRARVSSLAHGRPDDPPCARAMDPAPAPAASKMRFDSPAFRVHEDGRVERFFGTDTTHPGFDAATGVTSKDVVLDGATGVFARVYLPALPDGPGRGTRLPILVYFHGGGLVLGSAASQMYHGYLNAVASRAGVLAVSVDYRLAPEHPIPAAYEDSWTALRWAASRADPWLSAHGDAGRIFLAGDSGGANIVHNMAIMAGTRSTDQDGLPAGALVEGAILLHPMFGGKEPVDGEAADTRYHMEKLWALICPDGEGLGVDDPRLNPMAPGAPSLRALAGRRLLVCSAERDFARARAAAYYQAVKGSAWPGMAEWVESPGEEHGFFLLQPERDESSALLDRVAAFLSGE